The following are encoded in a window of Gramella sp. MT6 genomic DNA:
- a CDS encoding adenylate kinase, translated as MIKLHDLEFEPFISEGEITKAIDRISEELNAEYDGKIPVFIGVLNGSFMFASEVIKRFRSDCEVSFVKMGSYEGTETTGNVRTLVGLNQELKGREVVLLEDIVDTGNTLVEIDEILKKAEVASYKVATLFFKPAAYKKNVPVQIKGIEIPDKFIVGFGLDYDGLGRNLTQVYKRKENKMTNLVLFGPPGAGKGTQATILKDKYQLVHISTGDVFRFNIKNQTELGLSAKSYIDKGQLVPDEVTINMLNAEVEKNEGANGFIFDGFPRTEAQAEALSKYLESKGTEVHAMIALEVEDEILVERLLERGKTSGRPDDADEAVIRNRIKVYYNETAILKNYYQKQDKYYGVNGVGSIEEITERLSKVIDELMK; from the coding sequence TTGATAAAACTACATGATCTTGAATTCGAACCTTTTATTTCTGAAGGGGAGATCACCAAGGCAATAGACAGGATTTCAGAAGAATTGAATGCCGAATATGACGGGAAAATACCCGTTTTTATTGGCGTTCTTAATGGGTCTTTTATGTTCGCTTCAGAAGTCATTAAAAGATTCAGAAGTGATTGTGAAGTGAGTTTTGTGAAAATGGGATCTTATGAAGGGACTGAAACTACCGGGAATGTAAGAACACTGGTGGGATTAAATCAGGAGCTTAAAGGTCGCGAGGTAGTGCTGCTGGAAGATATTGTGGATACCGGTAATACGCTGGTGGAGATCGATGAGATATTAAAAAAAGCTGAGGTTGCCAGTTATAAGGTGGCTACTTTGTTTTTTAAACCTGCGGCTTATAAAAAGAATGTTCCCGTACAGATAAAGGGAATCGAAATACCAGATAAATTCATCGTTGGATTTGGTCTCGATTACGACGGATTGGGTAGAAATCTAACACAAGTATATAAACGCAAAGAAAATAAAATGACAAATCTAGTATTGTTTGGCCCTCCGGGTGCAGGCAAAGGAACTCAGGCAACAATTCTAAAAGATAAATATCAACTTGTTCATATCTCTACCGGGGATGTATTCAGGTTTAATATTAAAAATCAAACCGAATTGGGCCTTAGTGCAAAGTCTTATATAGATAAAGGTCAGTTGGTGCCAGATGAGGTTACCATTAATATGTTGAATGCCGAAGTTGAAAAGAATGAAGGTGCCAACGGTTTCATTTTCGACGGTTTTCCGAGAACCGAGGCGCAGGCTGAGGCTTTAAGCAAATATCTTGAATCTAAAGGAACCGAGGTTCATGCTATGATCGCACTGGAAGTTGAAGATGAGATCCTTGTGGAGCGTTTATTGGAAAGAGGTAAAACTTCGGGTAGACCAGACGATGCAGATGAGGCGGTTATTAGAAACCGTATAAAAGTATATTATAATGAAACTGCTATCCTCAAGAACTATTATCAGAAACAGGATAAGTATTACGGAGTAAATGGAGTGGGCAGTATTGAGGAGATCACCGAGCGCCTAAGCAAAGTGATCGACGAACTAATGAAATAA
- a CDS encoding type IX secretion system membrane protein PorP/SprF — protein MKKIITKYLLFAGIILFSIKGMAQQDPLFTQYMYNMSVMNPAYATDDPGMLNFGGIYRMQWTDVDGAPRTLNFFAHTPISERVELGLTVVHDEIGNVEKTNNITADFAYVIPTGENTNLSFGAKAGLTTFDANLSGLVVNDPNDPAMGNISEIFPVFGVGAFWFGDNHYLGVSAPNLLTADHLDDSQLLRDRGTEEIHYYLNGGYVFDISENFKLKPSTMVRGVKGAPLSVDVNANVLLYDRLEAGLGYRFDETITGLVNFRVTPGLRIGYAYDYPTYDLSNDGSHEIMLLFDLDLFGLKKGYDKSPRFF, from the coding sequence ATGAAAAAAATAATCACAAAATATTTATTATTCGCAGGCATTATCCTTTTCTCTATTAAAGGTATGGCCCAACAAGATCCATTATTCACTCAGTACATGTATAATATGAGTGTAATGAATCCTGCTTATGCGACAGACGATCCCGGAATGTTGAATTTCGGAGGTATTTACAGAATGCAATGGACAGATGTTGACGGTGCACCTCGCACCCTCAACTTCTTTGCCCACACCCCAATCAGTGAAAGAGTTGAACTTGGTCTTACTGTAGTTCATGATGAAATTGGAAATGTTGAAAAAACAAACAACATTACTGCCGATTTCGCCTATGTTATTCCTACAGGTGAGAATACTAACCTTTCCTTTGGAGCAAAAGCTGGTTTAACCACTTTTGATGCGAACCTTTCTGGATTAGTAGTTAACGATCCTAACGATCCAGCAATGGGAAATATCAGTGAGATATTTCCAGTTTTCGGAGTTGGAGCGTTTTGGTTTGGAGATAATCACTATTTAGGTGTATCTGCTCCTAACCTTTTAACTGCAGATCATTTAGATGATAGCCAATTGCTTCGTGACCGTGGAACCGAAGAGATCCACTACTACCTTAATGGTGGTTATGTATTCGACATTAGTGAGAACTTTAAATTAAAGCCTTCTACCATGGTAAGAGGTGTAAAAGGAGCTCCACTATCTGTTGACGTAAATGCTAACGTATTATTATATGATAGACTTGAAGCAGGTTTAGGTTACAGATTTGATGAAACCATAACCGGTTTGGTAAACTTTAGAGTGACTCCAGGCCTTAGAATTGGATATGCTTATGATTATCCAACCTACGATTTAAGTAACGATGGGTCACATGAGATCATGCTTTTATTTGATCTTGATCTATTCGGACTTAAGAAAGGATATGACAAATCACCTAGATTCTTCTAA
- a CDS encoding DUF4136 domain-containing protein — MRLVKYSFLLLFIAACNSPQAVYDYDQKVNFNQYSTYALFPDYRPGLSQLEESRLTESLKTAMQDKGFSMSEDPGIYVNVYTQQYEQDNRSRVGVGLGGGGGNVGVGVSGGIPIGQMDTYLKLTFDFIDVEKDMLVWQAIVESPFNFDANPQQRKERFDKIVAKALEGYPPKK, encoded by the coding sequence ATGCGACTTGTAAAATATTCTTTTTTATTATTATTCATAGCTGCCTGTAATTCACCTCAGGCAGTTTATGATTATGACCAGAAGGTCAATTTCAATCAATATTCCACTTACGCTCTTTTTCCCGATTATCGGCCTGGCTTAAGCCAGTTGGAGGAATCCCGACTTACCGAAAGTTTAAAAACGGCAATGCAGGATAAAGGGTTTTCTATGTCTGAAGATCCTGGCATCTATGTGAATGTTTACACACAGCAATACGAACAGGACAATAGAAGTCGTGTTGGTGTAGGGTTAGGTGGTGGAGGTGGTAATGTTGGAGTAGGGGTCTCTGGAGGCATTCCTATTGGGCAGATGGATACTTACCTTAAGCTAACCTTTGATTTTATAGATGTTGAAAAGGACATGTTGGTTTGGCAGGCCATAGTGGAAAGTCCGTTTAATTTTGATGCAAATCCTCAACAAAGAAAAGAACGTTTCGATAAAATTGTAGCGAAGGCACTGGAGGGTTATCCTCCAAAGAAATAA
- a CDS encoding sigma-70 family RNA polymerase sigma factor, giving the protein MPANNLDPNKWVDRYSDYLFNYTIVRVNNREVANDLISETFLAALKSAKYFKGEASERTWLISILKRKIIDYYRKINSRKGQAEVKINYSDDYNEGEWLEEQVADQFDKTAEDEMENTELGLAILECLDSINEKHAEIFKRKTIDGADTEAICNEFNITPSNLWVIIHRARTALAACLEKNWF; this is encoded by the coding sequence ATGCCTGCTAACAACCTCGACCCTAATAAATGGGTCGATAGATATTCAGACTACCTTTTTAATTACACGATTGTTCGCGTGAACAATCGTGAGGTAGCGAATGATCTTATTTCAGAAACATTTTTAGCAGCACTAAAATCTGCCAAATATTTTAAAGGCGAAGCCAGTGAAAGAACCTGGTTAATTTCGATTTTAAAAAGAAAAATCATAGATTACTATCGCAAAATTAATTCGCGAAAAGGCCAGGCAGAAGTCAAGATCAATTATTCTGATGATTACAATGAGGGAGAATGGCTGGAAGAACAGGTAGCTGATCAATTTGACAAAACTGCCGAGGATGAAATGGAGAATACCGAATTAGGGCTTGCCATCCTTGAATGCCTTGACAGCATTAATGAAAAGCACGCTGAAATATTTAAAAGAAAGACAATTGACGGGGCAGATACAGAAGCCATCTGTAATGAATTTAATATCACGCCGTCTAACCTTTGGGTTATAATACACAGAGCCAGAACCGCTTTGGCTGCCTGTTTAGAAAAAAATTGGTTCTAA
- the purE gene encoding 5-(carboxyamino)imidazole ribonucleotide mutase, whose product MGKVAVIMGSTSDMPVMQEAIDILKGFDIEVEVDIVSAHRTPEKLFEFSKTAHEKDIKVIIAGAGGAAHLPGMVASMSPLPVIGVPVKSRNSIDGWDSVLSILQMPGGVPVATVALDGAKNAGILAAQIIGVSDKCVLDKILVYKEGLKQKVIEGAKSLKK is encoded by the coding sequence ATGGGAAAAGTAGCAGTAATAATGGGTAGCACCAGTGATATGCCCGTAATGCAGGAAGCTATAGATATTTTAAAAGGATTTGATATAGAAGTAGAAGTAGATATAGTTTCTGCTCATAGAACTCCTGAAAAGCTTTTTGAATTCAGCAAAACAGCCCATGAAAAAGATATTAAGGTCATTATTGCTGGAGCCGGCGGTGCAGCACACTTACCTGGAATGGTAGCTTCTATGTCTCCATTACCGGTGATAGGAGTTCCCGTAAAATCCAGAAATTCCATAGATGGATGGGATTCGGTTCTATCTATTCTTCAAATGCCGGGTGGAGTTCCTGTCGCTACAGTCGCCCTCGATGGCGCTAAAAATGCTGGAATTCTTGCGGCACAAATTATAGGTGTTTCCGATAAATGTGTTCTGGATAAGATTCTGGTTTATAAAGAAGGCCTGAAGCAGAAAGTTATAGAAGGAGCAAAATCGCTCAAAAAATAA
- a CDS encoding 5-(carboxyamino)imidazole ribonucleotide synthase — protein sequence MVNYFSSDFKLAILGGGQLGKMMLYETRKYDIQTLVLDPSEEAPCKISCNYFEQGDLMDYETVLNFGRKADVVTFEIEGVNIEALKKLESEGIKTYPSADTLEKIQNKAVQKQFYKNNDIPTADFKVFSDLKELRSAVEKETVKIPFVWKSATGGYDGKGVSVIKKTADLDGLSKGECIAENLVPFKNELAVIVARNPSGEVRTYPVVEMEFHPTANQVEYVICPARIDEKVAEKARKTAERVSEAFQHVGLLAVEMFQTEDDEILINEVAPRPHNSGHYSIEASYTNQFEQQIRAILDLPLGNTDSKVGGIMVNLVGDENYEGEVVYENIEEIMKLDGVTPHIYGKKITRPFRKMGHVTIVDKDLAKARKVAEEVKNSIKVISKK from the coding sequence ATGGTAAATTATTTTTCTTCAGACTTTAAACTAGCCATTCTTGGCGGTGGTCAATTAGGTAAAATGATGTTGTACGAGACAAGAAAGTACGACATCCAGACATTGGTTCTCGATCCAAGCGAGGAAGCTCCTTGTAAGATCTCCTGTAATTATTTTGAACAGGGTGACCTCATGGATTATGAAACCGTGCTTAATTTCGGAAGAAAAGCAGATGTGGTCACTTTCGAAATAGAAGGTGTGAATATCGAAGCTTTAAAAAAGCTGGAATCTGAAGGTATCAAAACCTATCCTTCGGCAGACACATTGGAAAAGATCCAGAATAAAGCTGTTCAGAAACAGTTCTATAAAAACAATGATATTCCTACAGCCGATTTTAAAGTTTTTTCAGATCTGAAGGAATTAAGATCTGCCGTTGAAAAAGAAACTGTAAAGATTCCTTTCGTTTGGAAAAGCGCTACTGGTGGTTATGACGGTAAAGGTGTTTCAGTAATTAAGAAAACTGCCGATCTTGATGGTTTATCTAAAGGAGAATGCATTGCTGAAAATTTAGTTCCCTTTAAAAATGAACTAGCTGTGATCGTAGCCAGAAATCCATCTGGAGAAGTACGCACTTACCCGGTCGTGGAAATGGAATTTCATCCTACCGCCAACCAGGTAGAATATGTGATCTGCCCGGCCAGGATCGATGAAAAGGTAGCAGAGAAAGCCAGAAAAACAGCTGAAAGAGTATCTGAAGCTTTTCAGCATGTAGGTTTACTTGCAGTAGAAATGTTCCAGACAGAAGATGATGAGATCCTAATCAACGAGGTTGCCCCAAGACCGCACAATAGTGGACATTATAGTATTGAAGCTTCTTACACCAACCAGTTCGAGCAACAAATAAGAGCAATACTTGATCTGCCTCTAGGAAATACCGACAGTAAAGTTGGTGGAATAATGGTAAATTTGGTTGGCGATGAGAATTATGAAGGTGAAGTTGTATATGAGAATATCGAAGAGATCATGAAACTCGATGGGGTAACTCCTCATATTTACGGAAAGAAGATTACCAGGCCATTCAGGAAAATGGGACACGTGACCATAGTGGATAAAGATCTTGCCAAGGCCAGAAAAGTAGCCGAAGAGGTAAAGAATAGCATAAAAGTGATAAGTAAAAAATAA
- a CDS encoding M3 family metallopeptidase, whose product MSSQNILLTDFEYAPFSKIKTEDYKPAILKAVELAKEEINEIVKSEATPTFENTIEALEFSGKKLDRVTSIFFNINSAETNEEIQKIAQEVSPVLSEFKNDVILNKELFQKIKTVFESKDSLNLNKEQETLLEKKYKAFTRNGANLADEKQTELREIDKQLAKLKLQFGENVLAETNRHELHVTDESRLGGLPESFKEEARSVAESKNKEGWIFTLEYPSYIPFMKYAEDRELRKELALAFGSRGFHNDELDNQENVLQIAKLRYQRAKLLGFKSHAHFILEERMAETPEKVDSFLKEMLEKAKPAAKKEFQELEDFAKELDKIDQLQKWDSAFYGEKLKQKRFDLDDEKLKPYFKLENVIDGVFTVAEKLYGLNFKEVTNIDKYHPDVKTFEVTNETGEDVALFYADFHPRPGKRDGAWMTIYKQQYVQNDKNERPHISIVCNFTKPTAKEPSLLTFNEVTTLFHEFGHALHGMLANTTYPSLSGANVYWDFVELPSQVLENWCYEKEALQLFAKHYKTGEAIPQEYITKIKQSANFLEGIATLRQLSFGMLDISWHAIDPSNVTDVKKHEVEAFEPTKLYPDVDTNCMSTAFSHIFQGGYSAGYYSYKWAEVLDADTFEYFTEHGIFSKDIADKFRENILSKGGTEHPMELYKRFRGKEPKPDALLRRAGLISK is encoded by the coding sequence ATGAGTTCTCAGAATATTTTACTTACAGATTTTGAATATGCCCCATTCTCTAAAATCAAGACAGAGGATTACAAACCGGCTATTTTAAAGGCTGTTGAGCTTGCGAAGGAAGAAATAAATGAAATTGTAAAGTCTGAAGCTACTCCAACTTTTGAAAATACGATAGAAGCCCTGGAATTTTCAGGAAAGAAACTCGATAGAGTAACCAGCATCTTTTTTAATATCAATTCAGCCGAAACGAACGAAGAAATTCAGAAGATTGCTCAGGAAGTTTCCCCGGTCCTATCTGAATTTAAGAATGATGTGATTCTTAATAAAGAGCTTTTTCAGAAGATAAAAACGGTTTTCGAAAGCAAGGATTCTCTAAACCTTAATAAAGAACAGGAAACCCTGCTTGAGAAAAAATACAAAGCCTTTACCCGCAACGGAGCAAATCTGGCTGATGAAAAACAAACCGAATTAAGAGAAATAGATAAGCAGCTCGCTAAACTAAAATTACAGTTTGGTGAAAATGTGCTCGCAGAAACCAATCGCCATGAACTTCACGTTACCGATGAGTCAAGATTAGGTGGCCTACCGGAAAGTTTTAAGGAAGAAGCGAGATCTGTAGCTGAATCCAAGAATAAAGAAGGCTGGATTTTCACTCTTGAATATCCAAGCTATATTCCTTTTATGAAATATGCCGAGGATCGCGAGTTAAGAAAAGAACTGGCGCTCGCATTTGGATCGCGAGGATTTCATAATGACGAACTGGATAACCAGGAGAATGTTCTTCAAATTGCTAAACTGCGGTACCAAAGAGCCAAATTGTTAGGCTTTAAATCTCATGCGCATTTTATTCTGGAAGAACGTATGGCAGAAACTCCTGAAAAAGTTGATTCATTTTTGAAGGAAATGCTGGAAAAAGCAAAGCCGGCAGCAAAAAAAGAATTTCAGGAACTGGAAGATTTCGCAAAGGAACTTGACAAGATCGATCAGCTACAAAAGTGGGATTCGGCATTTTATGGAGAAAAACTAAAGCAGAAACGCTTCGACCTCGACGATGAAAAGCTCAAACCATATTTTAAATTAGAAAATGTAATTGATGGGGTATTCACTGTCGCAGAGAAACTTTATGGTCTCAACTTCAAAGAAGTTACTAATATCGACAAATATCATCCAGATGTAAAAACCTTCGAGGTAACTAATGAAACCGGAGAAGATGTAGCTCTATTCTATGCAGATTTTCACCCAAGACCAGGAAAAAGAGATGGTGCATGGATGACTATTTATAAACAACAGTACGTTCAGAATGATAAAAATGAGCGACCACACATCTCTATAGTATGCAATTTCACTAAACCAACTGCAAAGGAACCTTCATTATTAACCTTTAATGAAGTCACTACTCTTTTCCATGAATTTGGTCATGCTCTACACGGCATGTTAGCGAATACAACCTATCCAAGTCTGTCTGGGGCCAATGTTTACTGGGATTTTGTTGAACTACCAAGTCAGGTGCTGGAAAATTGGTGCTATGAGAAGGAGGCTTTGCAACTTTTCGCCAAACATTATAAAACCGGGGAAGCTATTCCGCAGGAATATATTACGAAAATTAAGCAGTCTGCTAACTTCCTGGAAGGTATCGCGACTTTAAGACAACTTAGTTTTGGAATGCTGGATATTAGCTGGCATGCGATAGATCCTTCTAATGTCACCGACGTTAAGAAACATGAAGTTGAGGCATTCGAGCCTACTAAATTATATCCTGATGTTGATACCAATTGTATGAGTACTGCTTTTTCTCATATTTTCCAGGGAGGTTATTCCGCAGGATATTATTCATATAAATGGGCAGAAGTTCTCGATGCCGATACGTTCGAATATTTTACAGAGCACGGTATTTTCAGTAAGGACATCGCAGACAAGTTCAGAGAGAATATTTTGTCTAAAGGAGGAACTGAACATCCAATGGAACTATATAAAAGATTCCGTGGAAAAGAACCTAAACCAGATGCTCTATTAAGAAGAGCTGGCCTTATCTCGAAATAA
- a CDS encoding OmpA family protein: protein MKNIYSTLLIIFVSITAFGQKSDIRDGNKFFAQAAYIDAADAYESVNNKTQEVLQNLGDSYYFTNQMQNAVEVYELLFLRHEGAVEPEYQFRYAHALMAAGNYVKADELMNELTGENWNHEEFASELDTMVPHKFNYDQIMNNQSSSDFGIGFYGDRVAFASTRNQERPIYPWNKLPTLDLYSAQMDDEGEMTDIVLFSYEINTDEHESSATFSQDGTVMFFDRTNEDRVKNENDVRVANISLYRAENVDGEWTNVTKLPFSSEDYSVEHPSLSADGSKLYFASDMPGGSGSFDIYVVDVNEDGTYGTPQNLGPTVNTAHREQFPFISDEDVLYFTSDGHQGFGNLDIFRTEGDFSEVENLGASINSGNDDFAFVIKESEEMGYFASNRRGTDNLYQFTREENEIIEAPTVTDETSGQDIIPIDGSKIYFDFDKATIKPESEPVLDSVVTYMNDYPNIKVKVESHADARGSDKYNMDLSKRRAASTVDYLVSKGIDKARLTSEGYGENRPVNDCTEPNMCTEEQYAKNRRSAFVVSNRDGSMNEDTNMEDSEMDDQEEN, encoded by the coding sequence ATGAAAAATATATATAGTACACTTTTAATAATCTTTGTAAGCATCACTGCTTTCGGACAAAAGTCTGACATCAGGGATGGAAATAAGTTCTTTGCCCAGGCAGCATATATAGATGCGGCCGATGCTTACGAAAGCGTTAACAATAAAACTCAGGAGGTTCTTCAAAACTTAGGAGATTCATACTACTTCACAAATCAAATGCAAAATGCTGTTGAAGTATATGAATTGCTTTTCTTAAGACATGAAGGAGCAGTAGAACCTGAATATCAGTTTAGATATGCCCATGCTTTAATGGCAGCGGGTAACTATGTAAAAGCTGATGAACTTATGAATGAATTGACTGGTGAAAACTGGAATCACGAAGAATTTGCAAGCGAACTTGATACTATGGTTCCTCACAAATTCAACTATGACCAGATAATGAATAACCAGTCTTCTTCAGACTTCGGAATTGGATTCTACGGTGACCGTGTAGCTTTTGCTTCTACAAGAAACCAGGAACGTCCAATCTACCCATGGAACAAGCTTCCTACTTTAGATCTTTATAGTGCACAGATGGATGACGAAGGAGAAATGACCGATATCGTTCTTTTCTCTTATGAGATCAATACAGATGAGCACGAAAGCTCTGCGACTTTCAGCCAGGATGGTACAGTTATGTTCTTCGACAGAACTAATGAAGACCGCGTAAAGAACGAGAACGATGTTCGTGTTGCGAACATTAGCCTTTACCGTGCTGAAAATGTAGATGGAGAGTGGACAAATGTTACTAAACTTCCATTTAGCAGTGAAGACTATTCTGTAGAACACCCAAGCTTAAGCGCAGACGGAAGTAAATTATACTTCGCTAGCGACATGCCAGGTGGCAGTGGTTCTTTCGATATTTACGTTGTAGACGTGAATGAAGACGGAACTTACGGAACTCCACAGAACTTAGGTCCAACAGTAAACACTGCTCACAGAGAGCAATTCCCATTCATCAGTGATGAAGATGTTCTTTATTTCACTTCAGATGGTCACCAGGGATTTGGAAATCTTGATATTTTCAGAACTGAAGGTGATTTCTCAGAAGTTGAAAACCTTGGAGCTTCTATCAACAGTGGAAATGATGACTTTGCTTTTGTAATTAAAGAAAGTGAAGAAATGGGTTATTTCGCTTCTAACAGAAGAGGAACAGATAACCTTTACCAATTTACTCGTGAGGAGAATGAGATCATTGAAGCACCAACTGTAACTGATGAAACTAGTGGGCAGGATATTATTCCTATCGATGGTAGTAAGATCTATTTCGATTTTGATAAAGCTACGATCAAGCCTGAATCTGAACCAGTACTTGATTCTGTTGTGACATACATGAACGATTACCCTAACATTAAGGTGAAAGTTGAGTCTCATGCAGATGCCAGAGGATCTGATAAATACAACATGGACCTTTCTAAGAGAAGAGCGGCTTCTACTGTAGATTACCTTGTTTCTAAAGGAATCGACAAAGCTAGACTTACTTCTGAAGGTTATGGTGAAAACAGACCAGTTAATGACTGTACAGAGCCTAACATGTGTACTGAAGAGCAATATGCTAAAAACCGTAGAAGTGCATTCGTAGTATCTAACCGTGATGGTTCTATGAATGAAGACACAAATATGGAAGATTCAGAAATGGATGATCAGGAAGAAAACTAA
- the obgE gene encoding GTPase ObgE, with protein sequence MTEGNFVDYVKIHVFSGKGGKGSAHLHREKYITKGGPDGGDGGRGGHVIVKGNKNLWTLFHLKFKRHVKAEHGENGSKQRSSGAQGADEYIEVPLGTVIRDTETNEIIKEITEDGQEFIVAEGGKGGLGNWHFKSSTNQTPRYAQPGIDGQQIDITLELKVLADVGLVGFPNAGKSTLLSVITAAKPKIANYEFTTLKPNLGIVEYRDFKTFVVADIPGIIEGAAEGKGLGHRFLRHIERNSTLLFLIPADAKDIKKQYDILLDELKRYNPELIDKDRLIAISKSDLLDEELKAEMAEELDKELKLPYLFISSVAQMGLTELKDKLWQMLNKEPV encoded by the coding sequence ATGACTGAAGGGAATTTTGTTGACTATGTGAAAATTCATGTTTTTTCCGGAAAAGGAGGGAAGGGTTCTGCTCACCTTCACCGGGAGAAATATATCACTAAAGGAGGGCCAGATGGTGGAGATGGTGGCCGTGGAGGTCACGTTATTGTAAAAGGAAACAAAAATCTCTGGACACTGTTTCACCTGAAGTTCAAACGTCACGTAAAAGCTGAACATGGCGAAAATGGAAGCAAGCAAAGAAGTTCCGGAGCTCAGGGAGCAGACGAATATATTGAGGTTCCGTTGGGAACCGTTATTCGTGATACCGAAACCAACGAGATCATTAAAGAGATCACCGAGGACGGGCAGGAATTTATTGTAGCTGAAGGTGGTAAAGGAGGACTGGGGAACTGGCATTTTAAAAGTTCAACCAATCAGACTCCCAGATATGCTCAACCTGGTATAGACGGTCAGCAGATCGATATTACCTTAGAATTAAAAGTATTGGCAGATGTTGGATTGGTAGGTTTTCCTAATGCAGGGAAATCAACCTTGCTTTCTGTAATTACTGCAGCTAAGCCTAAAATTGCCAATTATGAATTCACGACACTTAAGCCAAATCTTGGGATCGTAGAATATCGTGATTTCAAAACCTTTGTGGTTGCTGATATCCCTGGAATTATTGAAGGTGCTGCTGAAGGTAAGGGTCTTGGACATCGTTTCCTTAGACATATTGAAAGGAATTCAACCTTGTTATTCCTGATCCCGGCAGATGCGAAGGATATTAAAAAGCAATATGACATCCTTCTGGATGAATTGAAGCGATATAATCCTGAATTAATAGATAAGGATAGACTTATCGCTATCTCTAAAAGTGATCTTCTTGATGAAGAGCTTAAAGCTGAAATGGCTGAAGAGCTGGACAAGGAGTTAAAGTTACCTTATCTTTTTATTTCTTCAGTAGCTCAAATGGGGCTTACCGAATTGAAGGATAAACTATGGCAAATGCTTAATAAAGAGCCTGTTTAA